The following proteins are encoded in a genomic region of Reichenbachiella sp.:
- a CDS encoding NAD(P)/FAD-dependent oxidoreductase: protein MKIAIVGSGMIGLCSAYYLNKQGYEVTVIDEGDGSDNCSFGNAGFFSPSHMVPLASPGIIAQGLKWMTNPESPFYIKPSLNVNLAKWSWQFFRASTKKRVESAVPILNQMLMESRTLIEEILADTKIDAGFDNKGLLMYCKSQHVLDEEAEMAELGRKCGQNVDVLSSAQAEKINPGFEIDTVGAVHFKNDAWFTPNSFMNGFQDYLKKQGVKFYYNTKVTDAEKNQGHLKALITDKGKIEADQFVIATGSWTAKFLKQLGIKILLQGGKGYSFEVKNPLVMPKTASILTEARVAVTPMQHGLRFAGTMEVNGLDLSINPRRVLGIQKSIPDYFPQFNQESFEGAKPWAGLRPCSPDGMPYIGKTKKFDNLIIATGHAMLGISLGPITGQLVSEIAQENTPHLDDTLLAVERYS, encoded by the coding sequence ATGAAAATAGCAATAGTAGGTAGCGGAATGATCGGGCTTTGCTCGGCGTATTATTTGAACAAACAAGGGTATGAAGTGACAGTTATCGATGAAGGCGATGGGTCCGACAATTGCTCTTTCGGAAACGCTGGATTTTTCAGCCCTAGCCATATGGTACCCCTGGCCTCTCCTGGAATCATTGCTCAAGGATTGAAATGGATGACCAATCCTGAAAGTCCATTTTATATCAAGCCAAGTCTGAATGTGAATTTAGCGAAATGGAGCTGGCAATTTTTCCGTGCATCCACGAAGAAAAGAGTCGAAAGTGCAGTGCCTATTTTGAACCAAATGTTGATGGAAAGTCGGACTTTGATCGAAGAAATTTTAGCTGATACCAAAATTGACGCTGGCTTCGACAACAAGGGTTTACTCATGTATTGCAAGTCTCAGCATGTCTTGGATGAAGAAGCGGAAATGGCAGAATTAGGAAGAAAATGTGGGCAAAATGTAGATGTGCTATCATCAGCTCAAGCGGAAAAAATCAATCCAGGATTTGAGATTGATACAGTAGGTGCCGTGCATTTTAAAAATGATGCCTGGTTTACACCCAATTCCTTTATGAATGGATTTCAAGATTACCTCAAAAAACAAGGAGTCAAATTCTATTACAATACCAAAGTGACCGACGCTGAAAAAAATCAAGGTCATCTCAAGGCATTGATTACAGATAAAGGAAAAATAGAAGCCGATCAATTCGTAATTGCTACTGGCTCCTGGACCGCGAAATTCCTAAAGCAGCTAGGAATAAAAATATTACTACAAGGAGGCAAAGGCTACAGTTTCGAAGTAAAAAATCCACTGGTTATGCCAAAAACTGCCTCCATTCTCACCGAAGCACGAGTGGCAGTCACACCCATGCAGCACGGCCTGCGCTTTGCCGGTACCATGGAAGTCAATGGCTTAGATCTTTCTATCAATCCCCGTAGAGTACTGGGTATTCAAAAGTCCATACCAGACTACTTCCCTCAGTTCAATCAAGAGTCGTTCGAAGGAGCAAAACCATGGGCAGGGTTAAGGCCATGTTCGCCTGATGGCATGCCCTATATTGGCAAAACCAAAAAGTTCGACAATTTAATTATAGCAACTGGACATGCTATGCTAGGAATCTCTCTTGGTCCAATCACTGGGCAGTTGGTGAGTGAAATCGCACAAGAAAACACACCACACCTGGATGATACTTTGTTAGCAGTAGAACGATATAGTTGA